Proteins found in one Triticum urartu cultivar G1812 chromosome 4, Tu2.1, whole genome shotgun sequence genomic segment:
- the LOC125551113 gene encoding uncharacterized protein LOC125551113, with the protein MAMGSPKSKSSSPMASSKPPTPSSASHHQARRRRRRCLVATTAVLLALAVVLAVLFLTVLRVRDPTIRLVSTQFVGAAPRFALLPTPSLHLNLTLLVTVSVHNPNPASFTYAGGGHTNLSYRGAHVGDAEIDPGAAVPSRGDAEVRVALTLEADRFVAAGDVRQLAEDVESQAMPLDAAITVPGTVLLFGVFRRSAVAYSECRLVVAVMGMRVQSHECNSRTKL; encoded by the coding sequence ATGGCAATGGGGTCCCCTAAATCGAAATCGAGCTCCCCCATGGCGTCCTCCAAGCCCCCCACGCCGTCCTCCGCGAGCCACCACCaggcgcgccgccgccgccgccggtgccTCGTCGCCACCACGGCCGTCCTGCTCGCCCTGGCCGTCGTCCTCGCCGTCCTCTTCCTCACCGTCCTCCGCGTCCGCGACCCCACCATCCGCCTCGTGTCCACCCAGTTCGTGGGCGCCGCCCCGCGCTTCGCGCTCCTCCCGACCCCGTCCCTTCACCTCAACCTCACGCTCCTCGTCACGGTGTCCGTCCACAACCCCAATCCGGCCTCCTTCACCTACGCCGGCGGCGGCCACACCAACCTATCGTACCGCGGCGCCCACGTCGGGGACGCCGAGATCGACCCGGGCGCCGCCGTCCCGAGCCGCGGGGACGCGGAGGTCCGGGTCGCGCTCACGCTGGAGGCGGACCGGTTCGTCGCCGCCGGGGACGTGAGGCAGCTGGCCGAGGACGTGGAGAGCCAGGCGATGCCGCTAGACGCCGCCATCACCGTCCCCGGCACGGTGCTGCTGTTCGGCGTGTTCAGGCGCAGCGCCGTGGCATACTCCGAGTGCAGGCTCGTGGTCGCCGTCATGGGGATGCGCGTCCAGAGCCACGAGTGCAACAGCCGCACCAAGCTCTGA